The nucleotide window GTTCCATCGGCCTTGAGTGCTGTGATGACCTCAGTGACCTTTTCATTCCACTGCGGATCGCCTTTCTCAATAGCGATTACGTTGGGTTCGGCGTACAAAGTCTCGCCTGTGATTTTGAAGCGTGGATCCTGGGCAATACGCTCCTTGGCAGTGATCAGATTGGTGACCATTGCGTCCAGGCGCACGCCGGTGCCCAGTGCCAGATCCTGGAAGGCGACAGTTTCGTTGTCATACGGCGCAGCCTGGGCGTTATCAAACGGGTAGATGAGAGGTTTGTCTTCTGCCCCTTCGATGGTGAGATCTTTGTTCAGGTAAGCCTCGTAGGTCGAGGCGCTAATGACGCCAACTTTCTTGCCTGACAAATCTTTTCCCGAGGTGATGGCGGTGTCCTTGGCGTTGACCACAATCACCGCTGGCGACTGGTAATACTCGACCGGGAAGTCGAACACCTCAGCACGCGCCTTGCTCGGCGTCATTGAGCAGACACAGATATCGTAACGGCCACTCCAGCGGCCTGCGGCGATGACATCCCAAGAGGGCGTTTCGAGCTTGAGCCTCACCCCAAGACGCTCGGCTACGGCCTTGGCGACATCCACGTCAAAGCCATCCAGCTGGTTTTGCTCATTCAAGAATGAGAATGGCGGGTAGTTCTCCATCAGCACGCCGGTAAGCTCACCCTTGCCCTGGACACGATCAAGCGTTGCGCCCGCAAAGGCCGTTGAGGAAGCCACCAGTAAGGCAAGGCCCAAAGGTAAAAGTGGGAAGGCTTTCAACGACTGACACTCCATAGGTTTTGATTTTTAATATTAAAACGCAATATAAAATCAGTTGATACAAACATTATGGAATATGCTTGGTTCCGGGCGCTATATCTACAGTGCTTTGATCAATGCGCGCAGCGGCTGGTATCCCCTTGCTCCGCCGGTGCCTTGCGCGCCGCCGCCAGCAGGGTCGCCAGCACGATTAGCGCTGCACCAACGGCCATGCGCAGGCTCGGCTGATCACCAAACAGCCACCAGGCGCCGATGATCGCGTACACCGGTTCCAGCGCGATGATCATGCCGGCCGTCCGCGCTTCCAGGCCTTCCAGGCTCTTGACGAACAAAAACTGCGACAGCCCGGTGCAGAACACGCCCAGCAGCGCCAGGTTGACCCAGTCGCTGCCCGCCAGGCTGGTGCTGCCCAGGTGGGTGAAGGCAAACGGTGCCACCAGCGCGGCCACCACCACGTTCTGCCAGAAGGCCACCTGCATGGCGTTCATGCTTGATGCATTGCGGCGGTTGGCCACGGTCAGCAGGGCGAATGCCAGGCCCGAACCCAGTCCCCACAGCAGGCCGATGGTGCCGTTGTCCAGCAGGTCGAAAGTCGGCACCACCAACACCAGGCCGGCGGTAACCATCAGCAGCAGCAAACCTTGCACGGCCCCGATACGTTGGCCAAATACACCGCGCTCGATCATGGCAATGAACGCCGGGAAGCTGGCGAAGCCCAGAGTGGCCATCGCCACGCCGCCGACTTTGACGGCAATGAAGAAGGTCACCCAGTGGGCTGCCAGCAGGGCGCCGGTCAGGCCCAGCACCGGCAAATTGCGCAGAGTGAGCGCATCGAGCAGGCGGGTGCCCTTGAGCCCGGCGACGAAGCCCAGGGCAATGAAGGCGAAGGTGGCGCGGCCGAAGGTGATGATGCTGGCGTCGGCGTCGATCAAGTGACCAAGGATGCCGGTCAGGCCGAACAGCACAGCGGCAATATGGGCAACGCACAGGGCGTTACGGTGGCCGGTGGCAGCACCGGCTACGGGGATTGAAGTCGCGATCATGGCAGTCAAGTCTTCACAATGTGGCGCGCGCAAACACTCCCTGCTGGCGCTGCGCAGGTCTCTGATACTGGGAGTTTTTATCGTTATGAGCCCAAGCGAATTGCCCGGTGCAAAAAGGCGCCACAGCGTTGGAATTGTGAAGCGAGGCTGTTTTACTCGCGGCTACCACGTCGGCCAGCCCACGGCGCGGGGCTGGTCGATGTGTGTATTATTTTTGTATACAGGGTTTTGCAGCCGATTGCGGGCGACGTGTGCTTGTCTGATCGCGACATCGGCGGTTGCCTTGCAGCGCCGCGTCATTCGTCGCCGTAGTTCATGATCGACAGCAGGCGTATGGGCACCTGCACCAGTTGCTCAGGGCCATGTGGGGTTTCGCCGTCGAAGGTCAGGCTGTCGCCGGCGTGCATGTGGTAGAGCCGGTTGCCATGGCGATACACCAGTTCGCCCTCCAGCAAGTGGAGGAACTCGGTGCCGGGGTGGGCGAAGGTGGGGAACTCTTCGCTAGCGTCGTCCATGCTCACCATATAGGCCTCGAAGTTCTTCTTCGGCCCCCTGGCGTGATTGAGCAAGTGGTAGGTGTGGCCCTTCTCGGTGCCGCGGCGTACCACTTCCAGCCCTTCGCCGGCCTTCACCAGCAGGGCATTGCCATCGGGCTGGTCATATTGGCTGAACAGCTTGGCCATCGGCATGCCCAGCACGTCACACAGGCGGCTGAGGGTGTCGAGGCTGGTGGACACCTGGGCGTTCTCGATCTTGCTCAGCATGCCCTGGCTGATGCCGGCGATCCGTGCCACATCGGCGAGCTTGAGGGACTGGGCCTGGCGCTGGCGCTTGATCTGCAGGCCAAGGTACTGCTCCAGGCGAAGGCGCGGTTCGGTTTCAGTCGACATCGAATGTCCTGCACAGTTTCAGTTCAAGAATAAAGTTTTCGCACTGGGAAAGTGCGAAATGCAGCTGCGCTGGCCGCTTCTTTCCTCAGGTGAAAACAAGTTTCCCATAAATAGAACAGAAAAACCTGTCTGGGTTTTGTCTTGCCGGTGCCGGCTTCTGCGCGGGCAAGTCCGCTCCCACAGGGCTTTGCGGCGAATCCTGAGGGAGCGGGCTTGCCCGCGCAGAGGCCCCAACAGGCACCCAAGGCGCACCTTGAACAAACTTGGCAAGCGCATTGCATTCCTGAGAGGAAAGTAAGTTTCCCTTGCGGAATCATTGCCCCTTGCCCAGGAGTGTTCAACCCATGTTGCCAGCAGAAACCCAGCGCACCCTCGACCAACACGGCATCAAGTACGTGCTGGCGCAGTTCGTCGACATCCATGGTTCGGCGAAGACCAAATCGGTGCCGGTATCGGGCCTGAAGATGGTAGCCGAGGAGGGCGCCGGCTTTGCCGGGTTCGCCATCTGCGGCATGGGCATGGAGCCGCACGGCCCGGACTTCATGGCCCGCGGCGACCTGTCCACGCTGGTTCCGGTGCCTTGGCAGCCGGGCTATGGCCGGGTGGTGTGCGTGGGCCATGTCAACGGCAAGCCTTGGCCCTACGACACCCGCTACGTGTTGCAGCAGCAGGTGCAGCGCCTGGCCGACAAGGGCTGGACCCTGAATACCGGCCTTGAGCCTGAGTTCAGCCTTTTCCGCCGCGACGAAGGCGGCAAGCTGCAACTGGTGGACGCCTCCGACAACCTCGACAAACCCTGCTACGACTACAAGGGCCTGTCGCGCTCGCGGCTGTTCCTCGAGCGCCTGACCGAGGCGCTGCAGCCGGTGGGCTTCGACATCTACCAGATCGACCACGAAGACGCCAACGGCCAGTTCGAGATCAACTACACCTACAGCGATGCCATGGAGTCGGCCGACCGTTTCACCTTTTTCCGCATGGCCGCCGGTGAGATCGCCAACGACCTGGGCATGATCTGCTCGTTCATGCCCAAGCCCGACCCCAAGCGCGCCGGCAACGGCATGCACTTTCACCTGTCGCTGGCCAGCAGCACCCACAAGAACCTGTTCCACGACCCGTCCGACAGCAGCGGCATGGGCCTGTCGAAGCTGGCCTACCACTTTGCCGCAGGGCTGATGGCACACGGCCCGGCGCTGTGTGCCTTTGCGGCGCCGACGGTCAATTCCTACAAGCGTCTGGTGGTGGGCCGGTCGTTGTCGGGCTCCACCTGGGCCCCGGCCTTCGTTGCCTGGGGAGCCAACAACCGCTCGGCGATGGTACGCATTCCTTATGGTCGCCTGGAGTTTCGCCTGCCGGACGCCGGCTGCAACCCGTACCTGGTCACCGCCGCGATCATTGCTGCCGGCCTGGATGGCATTGACCGCCAGCTGGACCCGGGCGAGATGTGCAATGAAAACCTGTACACCCTCAGCCTTGAAGAAATTGCCGCACGCGGCATCAAGACCCTGCCGCAATCGCTGAAGGAGGCCGCCGACGCCCTCGAAGCCGACCCGTTGTTCCGCGAGGTGCTGGGCGCCGAAATCGTCGACGAGTTCATCAAGCTCAAGCGCATGGAGTGGGTGGAGTACTGCCGCCACGTCTCCGACTGGGAAATCCAGCGTTACACCGAGTTCTTCTGACCGCCCCCAATCCCCTGGGCGGCCAATACGAGAGCTGTCGCCCACTGCCTAGTAAGGAGCATCACCATGTGTGGAATTGTAGGCCTGTACCTGAAAAAGCCCGAGCTGGAAGCCCAGCTTGGCAAGCTCTTCGAACCCATGCTCGAAGCCATGACCGACCGTGGCCCGGACAGCGCCGGCTTTGCCATCTACGGCGACGAAGTGGCCGATGGCTGGGTCAAACTGACCCTGCAAGCGGCCGATATAAATTACCCGTGGACCACCCTGATGGGCCAGCTGGAAGGGCACCTGGGCTGCTCGCTGGACTGGTTCCAGAATGCCAGCGCCGCAGTGCTCAAAGTGCATACCGATGAAGCTGCGGCCCGCGCCGCGCTGGCTGCGCTCGCGCCGGAGGTGCGCATCATGAGCGCCGGGCAGAGCATCGAAATCCTCAAGGGCATGGGCTTGCCGGCGGAAATTTCCAGTCGCTTCGGCCTGGCCGGCATGAAGGGCAGCCACATTATCGGCCACACCCGCATGGCCACCGAAAGCGCCGTGACCATGGAAGGCAGCCACCCGTTTTCCACCGGCGCCGACCTGTGCCTGGTGCACAACGGCTCGCTGTCCAACCACTTTCGCCTGCGCCAGGAGCTCAAGCGCGAAGGCATCAGTTTCGAAACCGACAACGACACTGAAGTGGCCGCCGGCTACCTGACCTGGCGCCTGCAGCAGGGTGACAGCCTGGCCCAGGCCCTGGATGGCGCACTGGAAGACCTGGACGGCTTCTTCACCTTTGCCATCGGCACCCGCAACGGCTTTGCCGTGATCCGCGACCCGATTGCCTGCAAGCCGGCGGTGCTGGCCGAGACCGAAGACTACGTGGCCATGGCCTCGGAATACCAGGCACTGGCCGGCCTGCCAGGCATCGAGCACGCCAAGGTCTGGGAACCGGCCCCGGCCACGCTGTACGTCTGGGAACGCGAAAGCGCCTGACCTGCCACCGAACCCCTGGAGAACCATATGAAGACGATCGACCTGTCCAGCACTTCGGTGCGTGTGCTCAACCAGTCCTTGCACGGCGAGGTGCAGGACCTTGAATGGCAAGTGACCCACCCTGGCGGCAAGCACAACCTGGCTGTCGGCATCAACGCTGCCGTGGCGGTGGATATCGAAGGCCATGCCGGCTACTACTGCGCCGGCATGAACCAGCAGGCCAGTGTCACCGTGCACGGCAACGTCGGTGTGGGTGTGGCCGAGAACATGATGTCCGGTTCGGTGCGGGTCAAGGGCAGTGCCTCCCAGGCCGCTGGTGCCACTGCCCATGGCGGGCTGCTGGTGATCGAGGGTGACGCCGGTGCCCGTTGCGGTATTTCCATGAAAGGCGTGGACATCGTGGTAGGCGGCAACATCGGCCACATGAGCTGCTTCATGGGCCAGGCCGGGCGCCTGGTGGTGTGTGGCGATGCCGGCGATGCGCTGGGCGACTCGCTGTACGAGGTGCGCATCTACGTCAAGGGCTCGGTGCAGTCACTGGGCTCGGACTGCATCGAAAAGGAAATGCGCGCCGAACACCTGCAAGAGCTGCAGGAGCTGCTGAACAAGGCTGGCCTGGACCACAAGGCCGCCGATTTCAAACGTTACGGCTCGGCCCGCCAGCTATACAACTTCAAAGTCGACAACGCCAGCGCGTACTGATCCAGGAGCATTCCCATGAGCGAGCAATTCCCCCCGGTACTGCGTGAGTCGGCCACCTTCGATCGCCTGACCATCCAGGAAATCCAGCGTGCCGCCGAAACCGGCATCTACGACATTCGCGGTGGTGGCACCAAGCGCCGTGTGCCGCACTTCGACGACCTGCTGCTGCTGGGCGCCAGCGTGTCGCGTTACCCCCTGGAAGGCTACCGCGAGAAGTGCGGCACGGACGTGGTGCTGGGCAACCGCTTTGCGAAAAAGCCGATTCACCTGAAAATCCCGGTGACCATCGCCGGCATGAGCTTCGGTGCGCTGTCGGCCAATGCCAAGGAAGCGCTGGGCCGTGGTGCGACCATCGCGGGCACCAGCACCACCACCGGCGACGGCGGCATGACCCCGGAAGAGCGCGGCCAGTCGCAGCATCTGGTGTATCAATACCTGCCATCGCGCTACGGTATGAATCCCGATGACCTGCGCAAGGCCGACGCCATCGAGATTGTCCTCGGCCAGGGCGCCAAGCCGGGCGGTGGCGGCATGCTGCTTGGCATGAAAGTGACCGAGCGGGTGGCCGGCATGCGCACCTTGCCGATCGGTGTCGACCAGCGCAGCGCCTGCCGCCACCCGGACTGGACCGGCCCGGACGACCTGGCGATCAAGATTGCCGAGATCCGCGAGATCACCGACTGGGAAAAACCCATCTACGTGAAGATCGGCGCCAGCCGCCCGTACTACGACGTCAAGCTGGCGGTGAAGGCCGGTGCTGACGTGATCGTGCTCGATGGCATGCAGGGTGGTACCGCAGCGACTCAGGAAGTGTTCATCGAGCACGTCGGCATCCCGATTCTGCCGGCCATCCCGCAGGCGGTGCAGGCGCTTCAGGAAATGGGCATGCACCGCAAGGTGCAGCTGATTGTCTCTGGCGGTATCCGCAACGGTGCCGACGTGGCCAAGGCCATGGCCCTGGGGGCTGACGCGGTGGCCATTGGTACGGCGGCGCTGATCGCCCTGGGTGACAACCACCCCCGCCTGGACAGCGAGCTGAGGAAGATTGGCTCGGCCGCCGGCTTCTATGACGACTGGCAAAACGGCCGCGACCCGGCCGGCATCACCACCCAGGACCCGGAGTTGGCCAAGCGCCTGAACCCGGAGGAGGCAGGGCGACGTCTGGCGAATTACCTGCGGGTGCTGGTGCTGGAGGCCCAGACCATGGCGCGGGCGTGCGGCAAGTCGCACCTGCACAACCTTGACCCGGAGGACCTGGTGGCATTGACCGTGGAAGCGGCGGCGATGGCGCGGGTGCCGTTGGCGGGGACGGCCTGGGTGCCGGGGCAGGCGCAGTACTGATCCACCATTTTTGGGGCCGCTTTGCGGCCCTTTCGCGGCACAAGGCCGCTCCTACAGGGGATTGCCGGGCCTGAGCTTGCGCGCTCCCCTGTAGGAGCGACCTTGTGTCGCGAAAGGGCTGCAAAGCAGCCCCAAGGGCCCCCACCATTTCCACAGGAGTGACTCGATGAAGCACCTCAGCCTCGCTGTAATGTTGTTAGCCCTGGCCACCCAGGCCACTGCCGCCGAAACCACCCTGGACACCGGCAACACCGCCTGGATGATCTGCGCCGCGATGTTTGTGTTGATGATGTGCATCCCTGGCCTGGCGCTGTTCTATGGCGGCATGGTGCGTGCCAAGAACTTCCTCTCCGTGTTCACCCAGCTGTTCGCCGTGGCTGGGGTTATCGGCATCCTCTGGGTATTGTTCGGTTACAGCCTGGTGGTCGATACCACCGGCATGGTCGAGGGCCAGATCACCTTGAACAGTTTTATCGGCGGGCTGGACAAGGCACTGATGCTGGATATCGGCCATGACAGCCTGGTCGGCACCATCCCCGAAGGCGTGTTTGCGGTGTTCCAGCTGACGTTCGCCATCATCACCCCGGCGCTGATTGCCGGCGGCTTTGCCGAGCGCATGAAGTTCAGCGCTTCGTTGCTGTTCATGGCGGCGTGGTTCGTGCTGGTGTACGCACCCATCGCCCATATGGTGTGGGGCGGGCCGGGGGCGTTGATGGTCAACTGGGGCGTGCTCGATTTCGCCGGTGGTACTGCGGTGCATATCAACTCTGGCGTGGCTGCCTTGGCTGCAGCGTTGATGCTGGGCAAACGCAAGGGCTACCCTCAGGTGGCCATGCCGCCGCACAACCTCGGCTTTACCCTGGTGGGTGCGGGGTTGTTGTGGGTGGGCTGGTTCGGCTTCAACGTGGGTTCGGGGCTGGCGGCCAACGAGGGGGCCGGGGTGGTGATGCTGGCGACCATGGTGGCGGCTTGTGCGGGGATTGTCGGTTGGTTGCTGACCGAGAAGGTGATGCATGGCCGGCCGACTGCCTTGGGTGCAGCGTCGGGGGCATTGGCCGGGTTGGTGGGCATCACACCGGCTTGCGCGTTCGTCGGGCCCCTCGGTGCGCTGGTGATCGGTGTGCTGACGGGGGCCATCTGCTTCTTTGCCGTGACCCGGCTCAAGCAGGCGCTGGGGTATGACGACAGCCTCGATGTGTTCGGGCTGCATGGCGTTGGCGGGATGGTCGGGGCGGTGCTGACCGGGGTGTTCGCAGCGCCATCGCTGGGGGGCTATGTGGAGGGCGTATCGCCCATCGGGCAGGCACTGGTGCAGCTCAAGGGGGTGGTGTTCACCTTCGTGTACTGCTTCGTGGTGAGCTGGGCGATTCTCGGGGCGATCAAGCTGACTGTCGGGCTGCGGGCCAGCCGGGAGGAAGAAGAGCAGGGGCTGGACCTGGCGGAGCACAATGAGCGGGCTTACAACCTCTGATTGATGTGTTGCCAGCACCGGCCCTATCGCCGGCAAGCCAGCTCCCACAGGTACCCACTAGGCCCAGGCCTGGGGTGCTCATGTGGGAGCTGGCTTGCCGGCGATAGGGCCATTACAGGTTGAATCAGTGCCCCATGGCCAACTTGGCACTCGTCTGCCGACGACGGTAGGCACTGTCACGGCTGGCCAGCCACCAGTACAGCGGCGAGGTAATTGCCAGCCCTACCAGCCACGACAGGTCAGCCCCGTTGATGTGCTCGGAAATCGGCCCGACATACAGCGGCGTGTTCATGAACGGGATCTGCACCACGATACCTACCGCATAGGCAATCAACGCCTGTGGGTTGTAACGCCCGTAGATACCGCCATCGACCTGGAAGATCGACTGGATGTCGTAGTCACCTTTGTGGATGACATAAAAGTCGATCAGGTTGATCGCTGTCCACGGCACCAGCACCACCAGCAGCACCAGCACCATGTCGACGAAGTGGCCGATGAAGTCTGCCGAGGCGAACACCGCCACCACGCAGCAGGCCGACAGCACGATCAGCGACAGCACCGCACGGCTCTTGGCAGTAGGAATCCAGCGATAAGCGAAGGTTTGCACCAGGGTGATGATCGACAGCACCGCGCCATACAGGTTGAGGGCGTTGTGGCTGATGACGCTGAGCAGGAACAGCACCAGCATGATCGGGCCCAGGGTGCCGGTGGCCAGCTTGACCGCATCCATGGTGTCCATGCCTGCCGGGATCGCCAGTACCGCCACGGCGCCGAAGATGAACGACAGGCTCGAGCCCAGGGCAGAGCCCAGGTAGGTGGTCCAGAACGTCGAGCTGACTTTCACATCCGCCGGCAGGTAGCGCGAGTAGTCCGACACGTAGGGCGCAAAGGCGATCTGCCACAGCGCCGCCAGCGATACGGTGGCCAGCCAGCCGGCCAGGTTGAAGCTGCCACGGGTCAGGAAGTCGTCGCTTTGCACGTGGGTGAAGATGTAGCCGAAGCCGACCACGATGCCGATGCCCAGCACCCAGGTGCCGATACGGTTGAGCACGTGGATGAAGCGGTAGCCGATGATACCGATGATGCCCGACCCCAGCGCACCGATGACGATGCCCACCGGTACCGGCACGGTGTCTACCACGCCATGCAGCGACTTGCCGGCGAGCACGATGTTGGAAGCGAAGAAGCCGATGTACATGACACCGGCGATCACCACCACCAGCAGCGCACCGAGGGTGCCGAACTGCGCGCGGCTCTGGATCATCTGCGGGATGCCCATTTGCGGGCCCTGGGCCGAGTGCAGAGCCATCAGTACCCCGCCGACCAGGTGGCCGACCAGGATGGCGACGATGCCCCATATCAGGTTCAGGTGAAACAGCTGCACGCCCAGCGCGCCGGTGACGATGGGCAGCGGCGCGATATTGCCGCCGAACCACAGTGTGAACAGATCCCTTACCTTTCCATGGCGGTCTTGCGGGGGCACGTAGCCGATTGTGTGTTTTTCTATCAGGGGTGCCGAATTGGCTGCACTGGTCATGACTGACTCCAAGGCAAGGTAGGGCATCGGGAGCTGCCCGGGGGCGTGCCGGCGATGGGCGACGCGTTCTTGTTGGAGGGATGATGCGGGGCGCGGGGATAACGAGAAATTAGTAAATATGTACCCATAAACCTTAAAAAACCTAAGGCTGACAAAAGCTTAAGCGGGTGACGGTAGCAAGGACGGTGCCAGTTGGCGGCAGGGCCTGGGATAGAGGGGTTGAGCCCTGTGTCGGTAGAAATCGGTGGGCTTTGATGGTGCGTGATGCGCGTTTTCAGGGCAGCTGAATCGTTGCCTGTATAGGCCCTATCGCGAGCTTGCCCGGTGCCACAGGTATGGCGCAGCGTTTGGTACCTGTAGTGAACCTGTGGCAGCGGGCGAGCCCGCGAAAGGGCCAGTACAGGCGATGGAGCTACATCGGCAGCAACCGGTCCTGAATCACTTCTTTCATTACCAGGGTCGAGCTCAGGCGCTTCACGTTGGGAATGCTGGTCAGTTTCTCGTCGTACAGCTTCTGAAACGCCGGCAGGTCCTTGGCCACCACATGCAGCAGGTAATCCGGATCGCCAAACAACCGCTGCGCTTCGACGATCTGCGGGATCTCCGAAAGTGCCGCTTCAAAATCCGCCACTGGCTGGCGGGTGACCTCGCGCAGGGTCACGAACACCAGCGCAGCAAAGTTCAGCCCCAGGGCGCTCGGGGCCAGGCGGGCGTGATAGCCGAGTATCGCCCCGGACTCCTCCAGTGCCTTCAAGCGCCGATGGCACGGCGACAGGCTGAGCCCCACACGCTCGGCCAGCTCGGTTACCGACAGCCGACCGTCTTTTTGCAGCTCGGCAAGTATTTTTCTGTCCGTTCTGTCCATTGAGAAGAATCTTCCGGTAAATGAACCATTGCAGGGAATATACGAAAGAAAATCCCCGAGCGGAATCCGTAATCTTTCGACATCCCAAGGCAGTAGATAAGGAAGATTCAAGTGGCTATCAGTGTGCTGACGGCATTTTGGGCCGTGTCGATGCTGTTTGTGATTACCCCAGGTGCAGACTGGGCTTACGCCATTTCGG belongs to Pseudomonas putida NBRC 14164 and includes:
- a CDS encoding ABC transporter substrate-binding protein, which translates into the protein MKAFPLLPLGLALLVASSTAFAGATLDRVQGKGELTGVLMENYPPFSFLNEQNQLDGFDVDVAKAVAERLGVRLKLETPSWDVIAAGRWSGRYDICVCSMTPSKARAEVFDFPVEYYQSPAVIVVNAKDTAITSGKDLSGKKVGVISASTYEAYLNKDLTIEGAEDKPLIYPFDNAQAAPYDNETVAFQDLALGTGVRLDAMVTNLITAKERIAQDPRFKITGETLYAEPNVIAIEKGDPQWNEKVTEVITALKADGTLAKISQKWIGADISK
- a CDS encoding DMT family transporter encodes the protein MIATSIPVAGAATGHRNALCVAHIAAVLFGLTGILGHLIDADASIITFGRATFAFIALGFVAGLKGTRLLDALTLRNLPVLGLTGALLAAHWVTFFIAVKVGGVAMATLGFASFPAFIAMIERGVFGQRIGAVQGLLLLMVTAGLVLVVPTFDLLDNGTIGLLWGLGSGLAFALLTVANRRNASSMNAMQVAFWQNVVVAALVAPFAFTHLGSTSLAGSDWVNLALLGVFCTGLSQFLFVKSLEGLEARTAGMIIALEPVYAIIGAWWLFGDQPSLRMAVGAALIVLATLLAAARKAPAEQGDTSRCAH
- a CDS encoding helix-turn-helix domain-containing protein, with product MSTETEPRLRLEQYLGLQIKRQRQAQSLKLADVARIAGISQGMLSKIENAQVSTSLDTLSRLCDVLGMPMAKLFSQYDQPDGNALLVKAGEGLEVVRRGTEKGHTYHLLNHARGPKKNFEAYMVSMDDASEEFPTFAHPGTEFLHLLEGELVYRHGNRLYHMHAGDSLTFDGETPHGPEQLVQVPIRLLSIMNYGDE
- the glnT gene encoding type III glutamate--ammonia ligase, with protein sequence MLPAETQRTLDQHGIKYVLAQFVDIHGSAKTKSVPVSGLKMVAEEGAGFAGFAICGMGMEPHGPDFMARGDLSTLVPVPWQPGYGRVVCVGHVNGKPWPYDTRYVLQQQVQRLADKGWTLNTGLEPEFSLFRRDEGGKLQLVDASDNLDKPCYDYKGLSRSRLFLERLTEALQPVGFDIYQIDHEDANGQFEINYTYSDAMESADRFTFFRMAAGEIANDLGMICSFMPKPDPKRAGNGMHFHLSLASSTHKNLFHDPSDSSGMGLSKLAYHFAAGLMAHGPALCAFAAPTVNSYKRLVVGRSLSGSTWAPAFVAWGANNRSAMVRIPYGRLEFRLPDAGCNPYLVTAAIIAAGLDGIDRQLDPGEMCNENLYTLSLEEIAARGIKTLPQSLKEAADALEADPLFREVLGAEIVDEFIKLKRMEWVEYCRHVSDWEIQRYTEFF
- a CDS encoding class II glutamine amidotransferase; translated protein: MCGIVGLYLKKPELEAQLGKLFEPMLEAMTDRGPDSAGFAIYGDEVADGWVKLTLQAADINYPWTTLMGQLEGHLGCSLDWFQNASAAVLKVHTDEAAARAALAALAPEVRIMSAGQSIEILKGMGLPAEISSRFGLAGMKGSHIIGHTRMATESAVTMEGSHPFSTGADLCLVHNGSLSNHFRLRQELKREGISFETDNDTEVAAGYLTWRLQQGDSLAQALDGALEDLDGFFTFAIGTRNGFAVIRDPIACKPAVLAETEDYVAMASEYQALAGLPGIEHAKVWEPAPATLYVWERESA
- a CDS encoding GltB/FmdC/FwdC-like GXGXG domain-containing protein, yielding MKTIDLSSTSVRVLNQSLHGEVQDLEWQVTHPGGKHNLAVGINAAVAVDIEGHAGYYCAGMNQQASVTVHGNVGVGVAENMMSGSVRVKGSASQAAGATAHGGLLVIEGDAGARCGISMKGVDIVVGGNIGHMSCFMGQAGRLVVCGDAGDALGDSLYEVRIYVKGSVQSLGSDCIEKEMRAEHLQELQELLNKAGLDHKAADFKRYGSARQLYNFKVDNASAY
- a CDS encoding FMN-binding glutamate synthase family protein, yielding MSEQFPPVLRESATFDRLTIQEIQRAAETGIYDIRGGGTKRRVPHFDDLLLLGASVSRYPLEGYREKCGTDVVLGNRFAKKPIHLKIPVTIAGMSFGALSANAKEALGRGATIAGTSTTTGDGGMTPEERGQSQHLVYQYLPSRYGMNPDDLRKADAIEIVLGQGAKPGGGGMLLGMKVTERVAGMRTLPIGVDQRSACRHPDWTGPDDLAIKIAEIREITDWEKPIYVKIGASRPYYDVKLAVKAGADVIVLDGMQGGTAATQEVFIEHVGIPILPAIPQAVQALQEMGMHRKVQLIVSGGIRNGADVAKAMALGADAVAIGTAALIALGDNHPRLDSELRKIGSAAGFYDDWQNGRDPAGITTQDPELAKRLNPEEAGRRLANYLRVLVLEAQTMARACGKSHLHNLDPEDLVALTVEAAAMARVPLAGTAWVPGQAQY
- a CDS encoding ammonium transporter — encoded protein: MKHLSLAVMLLALATQATAAETTLDTGNTAWMICAAMFVLMMCIPGLALFYGGMVRAKNFLSVFTQLFAVAGVIGILWVLFGYSLVVDTTGMVEGQITLNSFIGGLDKALMLDIGHDSLVGTIPEGVFAVFQLTFAIITPALIAGGFAERMKFSASLLFMAAWFVLVYAPIAHMVWGGPGALMVNWGVLDFAGGTAVHINSGVAALAAALMLGKRKGYPQVAMPPHNLGFTLVGAGLLWVGWFGFNVGSGLAANEGAGVVMLATMVAACAGIVGWLLTEKVMHGRPTALGAASGALAGLVGITPACAFVGPLGALVIGVLTGAICFFAVTRLKQALGYDDSLDVFGLHGVGGMVGAVLTGVFAAPSLGGYVEGVSPIGQALVQLKGVVFTFVYCFVVSWAILGAIKLTVGLRASREEEEQGLDLAEHNERAYNL
- a CDS encoding purine-cytosine permease family protein — protein: MTSAANSAPLIEKHTIGYVPPQDRHGKVRDLFTLWFGGNIAPLPIVTGALGVQLFHLNLIWGIVAILVGHLVGGVLMALHSAQGPQMGIPQMIQSRAQFGTLGALLVVVIAGVMYIGFFASNIVLAGKSLHGVVDTVPVPVGIVIGALGSGIIGIIGYRFIHVLNRIGTWVLGIGIVVGFGYIFTHVQSDDFLTRGSFNLAGWLATVSLAALWQIAFAPYVSDYSRYLPADVKVSSTFWTTYLGSALGSSLSFIFGAVAVLAIPAGMDTMDAVKLATGTLGPIMLVLFLLSVISHNALNLYGAVLSIITLVQTFAYRWIPTAKSRAVLSLIVLSACCVVAVFASADFIGHFVDMVLVLLVVLVPWTAINLIDFYVIHKGDYDIQSIFQVDGGIYGRYNPQALIAYAVGIVVQIPFMNTPLYVGPISEHINGADLSWLVGLAITSPLYWWLASRDSAYRRRQTSAKLAMGH
- a CDS encoding Lrp/AsnC family transcriptional regulator codes for the protein MDRTDRKILAELQKDGRLSVTELAERVGLSLSPCHRRLKALEESGAILGYHARLAPSALGLNFAALVFVTLREVTRQPVADFEAALSEIPQIVEAQRLFGDPDYLLHVVAKDLPAFQKLYDEKLTSIPNVKRLSSTLVMKEVIQDRLLPM